One part of the Rutidosis leptorrhynchoides isolate AG116_Rl617_1_P2 chromosome 1, CSIRO_AGI_Rlap_v1, whole genome shotgun sequence genome encodes these proteins:
- the LOC139864459 gene encoding pleiotropic drug resistance protein 1-like isoform X10, protein MTLLLGPPSSGKTTLLLALAGKLGSDLKVSGRVTYNGHEMREFVPQRSSAYISQHDLHIGEMTVRETLAFSARCQGVGASYEMLAEMSRREKAANIKPDPDLDIFMKAASLEGLEASVITEYVIKILGLEVCADTIVGDEMFRGISGGQKKRVTTGEMMVGPARALFMDEISTGLDSSTTFQIVNSIRQSVHILQGTCVVSLLQPAPETYDLFDDIILLSDGQIVYQGPRENVLEFFEYMGFKCPERKGVADFLQEVTSKKDQEQYWVKRDEAYNFITSREFAESFQSFHVGRKLGDELSTPFDRSKSHPAALTMKKFGVSKRELLKACISREYLLMKRNSFVYIFKMTQLVFMATITMTLFLRTEMPKKTLVDGTIFMGALFFALVTITFNGFSELSLSVLKLPVFYKQRDLLFFPTWAYSIPTWVLKIPVTIVEVATYVIMTYYVIGFDSDPTRFFKQMFLLVCIHQMSSALFRFIGSLGRNIIIANVFGSFGMLTIFVLGGFILARDDIKGWWLWGYWFSPMMYGQNGLAVNEFLGDSWKKVSPNSSDTIGVALLKSRGIFPEAYWYWIAVGASIGYMFLFNICFTLALEYLNPFGSPQANEVRMSSRVGNINEVNHNKKRGMVLPFVPLSIAFDEIRYAVDMPQEMKAEGVTEDRLELLKGISGAFRPGVLTALMGISGAGKTTLMDVLAGRKTGGYIEGSITISGYPKKQETFARVAGYCEQTDIHSPHVTVFESLQYSAWLRLPPEVDSATREMFVEEVMQLVELVPLREALVGLPGVNGLSTEQRKRLTIAVELVANPSIIFMDEPTSGLDARAAAIVMRTVRNTVDTGRTVVCTIHQPSIDIFDAFDELFLLKRGGEEIYVGPLGRHSYHLIKYFEEIDGVRKIKDGYNPATWMLEVTSAAQEATLGINFAEAYKNSELYKRNKDLIKENSKPIPGSSDIQFRTQYSQSFWAQCMACLWKQHWSYWRNPPYTAVRFLFTTFIALMFGTIFWDMGSKRRNQQDLFNAMGSMYAAILFIGVQNATSVQPVVSIERTVFYRERAAGMYSALPYAFGQVMIEIPYIFVQTIVYGLIVYSMIGFEWTVVKFLWYLFFMYFTFLYFTFYGMMTVAVTPNHNFAAIISSAFYAIWNLFSGFIVPRTRIPIWWRWYYYICPTAWTLYGLVTSQFGDITGKLDTGETVAEFVHQFYGFEFDYIKYVAVIIVGFTVLFGFIFAYSIKAFNFQKR, encoded by the exons AAATGTTAGCAGAAATGTCAAGGAGAGAAAAAGCTGCAAACATTAAGCCTGATCCTGACCTTGACATATTCATGAAG GCAGCATCACTAGAAGGGCTAGAGGCTAGTGTTATTACTGAGTATGTTATCAAG ATATTAGGCCTTGAAGTCTGCGCTGATACCATAGTAGGGGATGAAATGTTTAGAGGTATTTCAGGAGGCCAAAAAAAGCGAGTCACGACTG GGGAAATGATGGTTGGACCAGCAAGGGCATTGTTTATGGATGAAATTTCGACCGGATTGGACAGTTCAACCACTTTTCAAATAGTGAATTCGATTAGGCAATCAGTACATATTCTTCAGGGTACTTGTGTAGTATCACTTCTACAACCTGCACCCGAGACTTATGACTTATTTGATGACATCATTCTTCTTTCGGATGGCCAAATTGTTTACCAAGGCCCTCGAGAGAATGTTCTAGAGTTTTTCGAGTACATGGGATTCAAATGTCCTGAGAGGAAAGGCGTTGCAGACTTCTTACAAGAA GTGACATCGAAAAAAGATCAAGAGCAATACTGGGTGAAAAGAGACGAGGCTTACAATTTTATAACTTCAAGAGAATTTGCAGAGTCGTTTCAGTCGTTTCACGTTGGAAGAAAACTTGGAGATGAACTTTCTACACCGTTTGATCGATCAAAAAGCCACCCTGCTGCTTTAACAATGAAAAAGTTTGGAGTGAGCAAACGGGAGTTATTAAAAGCTTGCATATCAAGAGAATACTTGCTTATGAAAAGAaactcatttgtatatatattcaagaTGACACAATTAGTATTCATGGCTACCATAACAATGACACTATTTCTAAGAACCGAAATGCCAAAAAAAACATTAGTCGATGGTACAATTTTCATGGGTGCATTGTTCTTCGCATTGGTCACGATTACATTCAACGGTTTTTCAGAGCTATCGTTGAGCGTTTTAAAACTACCTGTATTTTATAAGCAACGAGACCTTTTGTTTTTTCCCACTTGGGCTTACTCGATACCTACGTGGGTTCTAAAGATCCCGGTGACAATCGTAGAGGTTGCCACCTATGTTATAATGACTTATTATGTCATAGGATTTGATTCGGATCCTACAAG GTTTTTCAAACAGATGTTTTTGCTAGTATGCATTCACCAGATGTCGTCTGCCTTATTCCGATTCATAGGATCATTGGGAAGAAATATCATTATTGCTAATGTATTCGGCTCATTTGGAATGCTTACTATATTTGTCCTTGGTGGATTCATCTTAGCGCGAG ATGACATTAAGGGATGGTGGTTATGGGGTTACTGGTTTTCACCTATGATGTATGGACAAAATGGTTTGGCAGTCAATGAATTTCTTGGAGATAGTTGGAAAAAA GTTTCGCCCAACTCCAGTGACACAATTGGTGTCGCTCTACTTAAATCTCGTGGAATTTTTCCGGAAGCATATTGGTATTGGATAGCCGTAGGTGCATCGATCGGATACATGTTCCTATTTAATATCTGCTTCACCCTGGCTCTCGAATACCTCAACC CCTTTGGAAGTCCTCAAGCA AATGAAGTTCGAATGTCATCGAGAGTCGGAAACATTAACGAAGTTAACCATAACAAAAAACGTGGGATGGTTCTACCCTTTGTGCCACTATCCATTGCGTTTGATGAAATTAGATACGCAGTCGATATGCCACAAGAAATGAAAGCTGAAGGTGTAACTGAAGATCGGTTAGAACTACTAAAAGGTATTAGTGGTGCATTTAGGCCCGGAGTTCTTACAGCTCTAATGGGAATAAGTGGTGCTGGTAAGACCACGTTAATGGACGTTTTAGCCGGAAGAAAAACAGGTGGTTATATTGAAGGAAGTATCACTATTTCGGGGTACCCCAAAAAACAAGAAACATTTGCTCGTGTTGCCGGATATTGTGAACAAACTGATATTCATTCGCCTCATGTTACGGTATTTGAATCCTTACAGTATTCTGCATGGCTCCGTTTACCTCCCGAAGTTGATTCAGCAACCCGAGAG ATGTTTGTTGAGGAGGTAATGCAGTTAGTAGAGCTAGTTCCACTTAGGGAAGCACTTGTGGGATTACCTGGAGTGAACGGGCTTTCAACGGAACAAAGAAAAAGGCTAACAATTGCAGTCGAGCTTGTGGCTAACCcatctataatctttatggatgaGCCGACATCGGGACTTGATGCACGAGCTGCAGCCATAGTCATGAGAACGGTTAGAAACACAGTTGACACAGGAAGAACAGTTGTCTGCACCATACATCAACCAAGCATTGACATCTTTGATGCTTTTGATGAg TTATTTCTGTTAAAAAGAGGAGGTGAGGAAATATATGTCGGTCCACTAGGCCGCCATTCTTATCACTTGATCAAGTACTTTGAG GAAATCGATGGAGTTCGTAAAATTAAAGATGGTTACAATCCAGCAACTTGGATGTTAGAGGTGACTTCAGCAGCACAAGAAGCAACTCTAGGGATTAACTTTGCAGAAGCATACAAGAACTCAGAACTATACAA GAGAAATAAAGATTTGATAAAGGAAAACAGTAAGCCTATACCGGGTTCATCTGATATACAATTTCGTACTCAATATTCACAATCGTTCTGGGCACAATGTATGGCTTGTTTATGGAAACAACATTGGTCATATTGGCGAAACCCTCCATACACTGCTGTTAGGTTCTTGTTTACAACCTTTATCGCTTTGATGTTTGGGACGATCTTCTGGGACATGGGGTCTAAAAG AAGAAACCAACAAGACCTTTTTAATGCAATGGGTTCTATGTATGCTGCTATCCTTTTTATTGGAGTACAAAATGCTACATCGGTACAACCAGTTGTTTCTATCGAAAGAACCGTCTTTTATAGGGAACGAGCTGCTGGGATGTATTCAGCTTTGCCATACGCTTTCGGACAG GTTATGATTGAGATCCCATACATCTTTGTTCAGACTATCGTCTATGGACTCATTGTATATTCCATGATTGGATTTGAATGGACAGTAGTGAAGTTCCTATGGTATCTCTTTTTTATGTACTTCACCTTTTTGTACTTCACGTTCTACGGGATGATGACGGTTGCGGTAACCCCTAACCACAACTTTGCTGCTATCATTTCATCGGCATTTTATGCGATATGGAACCTTTTCTCAGGATTCATTGTTCCACGAACA AGGATTCCTATATGGTGGAGATGGTATTATTACATTTGCCCAACTGCTTGGACGTTATATGGATTGGTTACTTCACAGTTTGGTGATATAACAGGCAAGCTCGATACAGGAGAAACAGTAGCGGAATTTGTCCACCAATTTTACGGCTTTGAATTTGACTATATAAAATATGTGGCAGTAATCATTGTTGGATTTACTGTTTTGTTTGGGTTCATTTTCGCGTATTCCATCAAGGCGTTTAACTTCCAGAAACGGTAG
- the LOC139888543 gene encoding pentatricopeptide repeat-containing protein At4g39530, translated as MNQARTKKLPRKEESPSADNSPTPWSSIMLFAVGRQCRPLIKTQKQELAKLLQSPSVTANPSSYYKLVHGLIIVSGFQLDTFFANLLITGYAKSDRLAFARKVFDEMPERNISSWSSMISAYTQHGYCEEAWMMFQMFRKDSYESVNEYVLPSVIRAVTQLGSTINGCCLHSLVAKTGLDRDVYVCNSVVDFYFKIGEVEDARLVFDDLPIKNAVTWTTIINGYARAGKSELSLECFRQMRESDVVPDRYVSSKVLSVCSVLGLYESGKQIHGFVLRRGASMDISVSNALVDFYVKCRDVKTGRKVFDQMHIKNAISWTTMISGYMQNSFDLEAINLFIEMTKNGLRPDGFACTSILTSCASLEALVQGSQTHAYTIKMNLEKDEFVNNGLIDMYSKCNCLDAARRVFNSIPNRNVIGYNAMIEGYSRHENINEALDLFREMRLHNIDPSLLTFISLLGVSASLLTLELSKEIHGLVIKFGVCLDVFAGSALIDVYSKCLLTSDARQVFDEMSEKDIVVWNTMLSGYTHVLENESALKLYQELKLSSHIPDEFTFVALITAASNLASLPHGQQIHAQIVKTCLNLDAFVSNALLDMYAKCGSKEEARILFDSTVYKDIVCWNSMILTHAQHGDAKESLKLFERMLNEGTRPNYVTFVAVLSACDHMGLVKDGFDLFDSMVDFGIEPGLEHYACMVSLLGRAGKLYEAKDFIDKLPIFPAAIIWRSLLSACRVAGNVEVGEYAADMAILNDPKDSGSYILLSNIYASKGMWGAVKKVRKRMECNGVVKEAGCSWIEMNNEVHVFIAKDQSHRHTDLIYSVLDNVVDHVRAFDCYDNIVLQS; from the exons ATGAACCAGGCGAGAACTAAGAAG CTACCGCGGAAGGAAGAATCACCGTCAGCTGACAATAGTCCGACTCCGTGGTCATCTATTATGTTGTTTGCGGTGGGCCGACAATGTAGACCACTGATCAA AACCCAAAAACAAGAACTTGCTAAGCTGTTGCAGTCACCATCCGTTACTGCTAACCCAAGTTCATATTACAAATTAGTTCATGGATTGATTATAGTATCCGGGTTTCAGTTAGATACATTTTTTGCAAACTTATTGATCACCGGCTACGCAAAAAGTGATCGTTTAGCTTTTGCACGgaaggtgttcgatgaaatgcctgAGAGAAATATAAGTAGTTGGTCGTCGATGATTTCTGCGTACACACAACACGGATACTGTGAAGAAGCTTGGATGATGTTTCAAATGTTTCGAAAAGATAGTTATGAGTCTGTGAATGAGTATGTATTACCTAGCGTTATTCGGGCTGTTACTCAGTTAGGAAGTACGATTAACGGTTGCTGTTTGCACAGTTTGGTTGCTAAAACTGGTCTTGATCGAGATGTTTATGTGTGTAATTCAGTTgttgatttttatttcaaaattggtGAAGTGGAAGATGCGAGACTAGTTTTTGATGATTTACCTATCAAGAATGCTGTTACATGGACAACGATAATAAATGGTTATGCAAGAGCAGGAAAAAGTGAACTTTCCTTGGAATGTTTTAGACAAATGAGAGAAAGTGATGTTGTTCCAGATAGGTATGTTTCTTCTAAGGTTTTAAGCGTGTGTTCGGTTCTTGGCCTGTACGAAAGCGGAAAACAAATTCACGGTTTTGTGTTAAGAAGAGGAGCATCGATGGATATATCAGTTAGTAATGCGCTTGTAGATTTTTATGTGAAATGTCGTGACGTGAAAACTGGAAGGAAAGTTTTTGATCAAATGCACATCAAGAATGCTATATCGTGGACCACAATGATTTCTGGCTATATGCAGAACTCGTTTGATTTAGAGGCTATAAATTTGTTCATTGAAATGACTAAAAATGGTTTGAGACCAGATGGTTTTGCTTGTACGAGCATTTTGACGTCATGTGCTTCGCTTGAAGCTTTAGTGCAAGGTAGCCAAACACATGCATATACAATAAAAATGAATCTTGAAAAAGATGAATTTGTGAACAATGGTTTAATAGACATGTATTCAAAATGCAATTGTCTCGATGCTGCAAGAAGAGTTTTTAATAGCATTCCAAATCGTAATGTGATTGGCTACAATGCAATGATTGAAGGTTACTCGAGGCATGAGAATATTAACGAAGCATTGGATCTTTTTCGTGAAATGAGGCTTCACAACATTGACCCGAGCTTATTGACTTTTATCAGTCTTCTTGGTGTTTCAGCTTCGTTGCTCACGTTAGAATTAAGCAAAGAAATACACGGTTTAGTTATCAAATTCGGTGTCTGTTTGGACGTATTTGCTGGCAGTGCTTTGATTGATGTCTACTCAAAATGCTTATTGACTTCTGATGCACgccaagtgtttgatgaaatgagtgAGAAAGATATTGTGGTATGGAATACTATGCTTTCCGGGTATACACACGTATTAGAAAACGAATCCGCTCTTAAATTATATCAAGAACTGAAGCTTTCATCTCATATACCAGATGAGTTTACATTTGTGGCGTTGATTACCGCAGCCAGTAACCTTGCTAGCCTTCCTCATGGACAACAGATCCATGCACAGATCGTAAAAACATGCTTAAACCTCGATGCTTTTGTCTCAAACGCGTTATTAGACATGTACGCTAAATGTGGAAGTAAAGAAGAAGCTCGAATTCTATTCGATTCCACAGTATACAAAGACATCGTGTGTTGGAACTCGATGATATTAACACACGCACAACACGGAGACGCTAAAGAATCTTTGAAATTGTTTGAAAGAATGTTGAATGAAGGAACTCGGCCTAACTATGTCACGTTTGTAGCAGTGCTCTCGGCTTGTGACCATATGGGGTTGGTCAAAGATGGGTTTGACCTTTTCGACTCAATGGTTGACTTTGGTATTGAACCTGGATTAGAACATTACGCGTGCATGGTTTCACTTTTGGGTCGTGCTGGGAAGTTGTATGAAGCTAAAGATTTCATTGACAAATTACCAATATTTCCAGCAGCTATAATTTGGAGGAGTTTATTAAGTGCGTGTAGAGTTGCAGGAAATGTTGAAGTCGGTGAATATGCTGCTGACATGGCGATTTTGAATGATCCGAAAGATAGCGGGTCGTATATTTTGCTTTCGAATATTTATGCGAGTAAGGGTATGTGGGGTGCGGTGAAGAAAGTGCGAAAGAGGATGGAGTGTAACGGTGTTGTGAAAGAAGCTGGATGTAGTTGGATTGAAATGAACAATGAAGTTCATGTTTTTATCGCAAAAGATCAATCTCATCGTCACACGGATTTGATTTATTCAGTACTTGATAATGTGGTTGATCATGTTAGAGCGTTTGATTGTTATGATAATATAGTTTTGCAATCCTAA